GTTCAAATAATGCTAGAAAAAATTCAATTGAGAAGGTTTTTAACTCACACTGATGAAGAATCCTGAGGCTAAAATACGCCTGCGTATCATTAGCAAAAGCTTGATTTTATCTGGGCTGTGTTTTTTGCTGTTATTCTCATTACCCTCTCTGGCCAAAGAAGATGCTAGCTTCTATCTAAAGCAAGCTTCTCAGGCCTATAACCAAGGAAACTACCGCAAGGCTGAGGAAGCGTTTCGTCACTTAGTGAAAATGAAAGTGAATTTACATGAAGATTTTTATTATTTTTATGGCAAGACACTTTATCATAATGGACAATACCAAAAGGCCGCTGATAACTTAAACACCTATACTGAAACAGTAGGCAGTAAAAATAAATACTATCGCGATGCAAAGCGTTTACTCTTGCGCTCAGAAAAAAAACTGGCGAAAAAAAATCACCCAGAATCCCAAAAATCATCTGCGTCACAGCAGCGTACTTCTACCAAAGAGTCTCGGTCTGTAAAAAATAAAGAGTCCTTAACTAAGAATGAGTCCTTAACTAAGAATGAGTCCTCAACTAAGAAAGAGCCCTTAACGGATAGAAAATCCTCAACTAAGAAAAAGCCCTCAACCGTTAAAAAATCAACTGCTTCTAAGCCACCCATTCCAAAAATGAAAAAACTCCCCTCTGGTCGGTTCACCATGGGGACAAATCATGGTGCAGATGATCAGCGTCCCCCTCATAAAGTGTCACTCAAAAAAGCCTTTGCCATTGGCCAGTATGAAGTCACTTTTGCACAATATGATGCCTATACCAATGCCACAGGAAAAAAGCAGGCCGATGATCTGGGCTGGGGGAGAGGTAATCGTCCGGTAATCAATGTCACCCTGAAGAACGCTCAGGATTATGCCCGATGGTTAAGCAAAAAAACCGGGCGCACTTTTCGTTTACCGACAGAAGCAGAGTGGGAATATGTGGCACGTACCGGCGTTAAAGCCCAACTCGGTTTTAAGGACTTACTTGGCTTGGGGGATGCAAATTGTGATGATTGCCGATATTTTTGGCAGAGTGATAGCACGGTAGAAGTGGGTGAATATGAGGCGAATAAATACGGTGTTTATGATTTATTCGGTAATGTTTGGGAGTGGACCTGTTCTATTTACACCAAAAAATATTATGGTCAGGAAAAAGTGTGTGCTGACAATCGTCGTTTGTTGGGAAAAACTATAGCAGTACGAGGCGGTGGTTGGGACTCGTTCAGCGCCACTTTGAAATCCTATGTTCGTTATAATAACTTCCCGAATTACTCAAGCCATGACTTAGGTTTTCGTTTAGTTGAAGAATTGAAGTGAAGTGAAGTGAACAACTACTTTAACACAGCGCTTAATATTTATTGATTCTTGTACAATTGTATTCCATACTATTCAAAGTTTATACCGAGCTGATTTTTTTAGGTTAAAGGTGAGAGTTTGCCAATCAGAGGCGTATGACATAGAATTTCTGCAGATATTTCAAAGCGTAGACATATTACATCTGAATTGTGGTGAAATAACATCCATTAATGCATTGGGCTAAAATGCGTTTAATTTACTCAAGACCAAATATAAGAATAAGGTTAAATAATACATGGTAGCAAGTTCCTATGATGCTCAGGATATCGAGGTTTTAAATGGCCTTGACCCCGTAAAACGCCGTCCGGGTATGTATACCCAAATTGAACGTCCTAACCACTTGGCACAGGAAGTCATTGATAATAGTGTTGATGAGGCTATGGCTGGATTTGCGCATCGCATTGATGTGGTCTTATATAAAGATGGCTCCTTGTCGGTTAAAGATGATGGCCGTGGTATGCCAGTTGACCTGCATCCGGAAGAAAAAATTCCCGGTATTGAACTTGTACTGACCCGCTTGCATGCGGGGGGTAAATTCTCCAATGACAATTATCAATTTTCCGGTGGTTTACATGGGGTTGGAGTCTCAGTGGTTAACGCCCTATCGGTGAAGTTAGAAATATGGGTACGCCGTAAGGGTGAAGAGTATCACATGGCTTTTGCCAGTGGTGATAAAACTCAGGATTTGGAAGTTGTTGGTGAAGTGGGTAAACGCAATACCGGTACGACAGTGCGTTTTTGGCCGGACAAGCAATACTTTGATACCATTAAATTTTCTGTACGCCGTCTAAAACATGGTTTGAAAGCTAAAGCCGTTTTATGCCCAGGGCTGGAGATTAATTTTAAAGATGAAAATACTGGCGAAACTGAACGCTGGTATTATGAAAAGGGTCTGTCAGATTATCTCATTGATGAAATAGATGGCCGCGACTGTTTGCCCGCTATTCCCTTTACCGGCCATCTTGAAGGCAACAATGAACAAGCAGAGTGGGCGGTACTTTGGTTAGACAGGGAGACTGAAAACTGGGATGGCACACCGATTATGGAAAGCTATGCCAACCTGATCCCAACACCGCAGGGTGGTACGCATGTGAATGGTTTTCGCACAGGCTTAACAGAAGCCATTCGAGAATTTTGTGAATTTCGTAATTTACTCCCACGGGGAGTTAAGCTAACACCAGACGATGTTTGGGATAGTTGTTGTTATATTTTATCGGTAAAACTACAAGATCCCTTATTCTCTGGACAGACGAAAGAGCGCTTATCCTCTCGTGAATGTGCTTCCTTTGTTTCCGGAGTAGTCAAAGATGCATTTAGCTTATGGTTGAATGAAAACACGGAAGATGGAGAGCGTCTTGCTGAGCAAGTAATCAACCGCGCGAATCAGCGTATTCGTGCGGGCAAAAAAGTCATCCGCAAAAAAGTCACTCAAGGCCCGGCACTGCCGGGTAAGCTGGCAGATTGTACCTCTTCTGATTTTAATGAAACTGAGTTGTTTTTGGTGGAAGGCGATTCAGCCGGCGGTTCGGCCAAACAAGCACGGGATCGCTATTTTCAGGCAATTATGCCCTTACGGGGTAAAATCCTCAACACTTGGGAGGTGGACTCATCTCAGGTGCTCGCTTCTAATGAAGTACATGATATTTCTGTGGCGGTCGGTGTCGAGCCGGGCTCAAGTGACATAAAAGGTTTGCGTTATGGCAAAATCTGTATTTTAGCGGATGCTGATTCCGATGGTTTACATATTGCTACGCTATTGTGTGCATTATTTATTCGTCACTTTATGCCCCTAGTGAGTGCGGGTCACATTTATGTGGCTATGCCGCCCTTATTTCGTATTGATATAGGCAAGCAGGTTTTCTATGCCCTGGATGAATCAGAAAAGAAAGGCATATTAGATCGCATTGAAGCGGAAAAAATTCGTGGTAAAGTCAGTGTGCAACGCTTCAAAGGACTGGGTGAAATGAACCCTTTGCAGTTAAGAGAAACCACCATCGCCCCCGACACCCGACGATTGGTGAGACTTACCGTTGAGGAAGGTGATGAGACACATTTGATGATGGATATGCTCTTAGGTAAAAAAAGAGCCGCTGATCGTCGATCTTGGCTTGAAAAAAATGGCGATCTAGCCGATATTTAATAGACGATGCTATTTCGTCTGTTTTTTATCGATTTGGGGACTCTATGAATGTTTTGGTGGCGGAAGACAGTGATGTGATCCGCGCAATTATTATGCAAATTATATCGGAACTGGGTCATACAGTTTGTGCGGCAGAAAATGGGCTTGAAGCAGTCGAATTATTTAAAGATCAAAATGCCGAAAAAATCGATCTCATTGTCATGGATGCAGAAATGCCTATCATGGATGGTATGACTTCAACATCACAAATCCGCACTCTTGCCGGTGATGATTGGCTACCCATTATTTTTCTCAGTGCTCACTCAGAAGATAGCTATCTACAAAAAGCGCTGGATTCGGGTGCTGATGTTTATTTGCGAAAACCCATCAATAAAGTTGAATTGGCGGCACAAATTAAGGCCATGGGTCGTATTGCTGAAATGAAGAACAAGTTGGATGAAGTAAATGTTCAATTGCATGATCTGGCTAATCAGGATGGTTTGACTAAGATCGCAAATCGTCGTGCTTTTAATGAACGTATTAATTATGAGCTAAAACAAAGTCATCGTAACAAAATTCCCTTTAGCTTAGTGCTCTGTGATATTGATTATTTCAAATTATATAATGATACTTATGGACACCTAGCCGGTGATAATTGCTTAAAGAAGGTGGCCAAAACCATTGAGCGTTCGTTTCGGCGTGAGACGGATATGGTGGCACGCTACGGCGGTGAGGAGTTTGCCGTCTTATTACCCGGCACTAACTCAGATGAAGCTCGGCCATTGGTGGAAAATATGTTGAAAAATATTAATGCTTTGGATATTCCACATAGTTCATCCGAAGTGGCCAAGCACATCACTATCAGTGCCGGTGTTGTGACACATAATGATGAAGAAAATGAAAAAACTTCCAGCACTTTTATTCATTTAGCTGATAAAAATCTCTATAAAGCTAAAGAAGGAGGTCGTAATCAAATTATTGTCTCTGCTTAGTACCCTATTCCTGCTTGTATTTGTCGGATTTATTCATTAGTATCACTGCTATATAACTCAATAATTTCAATGAAAAAAATAATAATTTATGTCTGAAACAATCTTCCAGAACGATGGGGCTGAGTCACAGCCCATTAAAAATTTTTCCGAGCAGGCTTACTTGGATTATTCCATGTATGTCATTTTGGATCGTGCCTTACCGCATATTGCCGATGGCTTAAAACCCGTTCAAAGGCGCATTATCTATGCGATGTCTGAACTGGGCCTTAAGGCTGGTGCGAAACATAAAAAATCGGCTAGAACAGTCGGTGATGTGCTCGGTAAATATCACCCTCATGGTGATACTGCTTGTTATGAAGCAATGGTGCTGATGGCACAGCCTTTCACTTATCGTTATCCTCTGGTGGATGGACAGGGCAATTGGGGGTCATTGGATGATCCGAAATCATTTGCCGCGATGCGTTATACCGAATCAAAACTATCCGTTTTTTCCGAAGTCTTATTGGATGAACTGGGACAGGGCACCGTTGATTGGGAACCCAACTTTGATGGTACGCTAGATGAGCCACGATTATTACCCGCACAAGTGCCCCATATTCTGCTTAATGGTACGACGGGTATTGCCGTGGGCATGGCAACGGATATTCCTGCACATAATCTCAATGAAATAGTCAATGCCTGTATTTTATTATTAGAGACCCCTACGGCCACTTTAGACCAAATTTGTGAAGAGGTTAAAGGCCCTGACTATCCTAGCGATGCAGAAATTATCACCGCCCGCGAAGATATTTTAAAAATGTATCGTACCGGCAATGGTTCAATTCGCATGCGTGGCTGCTATGAAAAAGAAGGCAGTGATATCATTGTTACAGCGCTGCCACACCAGACCTCAGGCAGCAAGGTCTTAGAGCAAATTGCCGCGCAAATGCAGGCAAAAAAATTACCCATGGTATCGGATCTCAGAGATGAGTCGGATCATGAAAACCCCATTCGTTTAGTCATTACGCCACGTTCTAATCGGGTTGATATTGAACCCTTGATGCAACACTTATTTGCCACTACCGATCTGGAAAAGACCTATCGGGTCAATATGAATATGATTGGTCTGGATGGTCGTCCGCAAGTCAAAAATCTGAAAATGATTCTTGAAGAATGGTTGATGTACCGCTTTGAGACCGTGCGCAGACGTTTGCAATACCGTCTTGATAAAGTGAATGAAAGATTGCACTTGCTTGATGGCTTCATGATTGCGTTTTTGAATATTGATGAAGTGATTCATATTATTCGTACGGAAGAAAAACCCAAAGCGGTCTTAATGGCACGTTTTTCTTTGAGTGATATTCAGGCTGAAGCAGTACTCAACCTGAAGTTACGTCATCTTGCTAAGTTAGAAGAGATGCGTATTCGTGAAGAGCAGGATGAATTACGTGTTGAAAAAGATTGGCTGACCAAAACCCTGGGTTCTCGTCAGCGGATGAAAACAGTGATCAAAAAAGAACTACTAGCCGCTGTAAAAAAACATGGTGACAAACGACGTTCGCCCTTAGTGTCTCGTGATGCAGCCAAAGCGATGGAAGAAACTGATTTGGTCGGTGCTGATCCGATCACGGTGATATTGTCTGAGAAAGGTTGGATACGTGCTGCCAAAGGTCATGACACCGATGTCGTTGCATTGAACTATAAGGCCGGGGATGAATATAAGTCCAGTGCCTTGGGTAAAAGTAATCAGCAAGTGGCTATTTTAAGTAGTGATGGACGCAGTTATTCTTTGCCGGGGCATACCCTGCCATCAGCAAGAGGGCAGGGGGAGCCGTTGACGGGACGTTTAGCACCAGCCAATAATGTGAACTTTGTTTCGGTGTTAATGAATAGCAATGAAGAACAAATGTATTTGTTTTGTACCGATGCGGGCTATGGCTTTGTTGCCAAGCTCAAAGATATGTTCAGTAAAAATAAAAAAGGTAAGGCATTGATCAAAGTGTCTAATGGTGCGCGAGTCATGGCACCTATTCCGGTGAATAATTTTGATACAGACAGAGTTGTCGCAGTCAGCAATGAAGGGCGTTTAATTATTCATTCATTGTCAGAGCTGCCTGTTTTGGCTAAGGGCAAGGGGGTGAAGATCATTTCAATTCCTTCATCCCGTGTCGCAGAACGTGAAGAATTTGTTGAAGCGATTATTATTTTACCTGAGGGTGAGAAGCTGACAATTATTTCTGGCAAACGTCATCTGACCTTAAAAATGGCTGATCTGGAACATTATATTCATGAGCGCGGACGTCGAGGGAATAAATTACCCAGAGGCTTGCAAAAAGTGGATGCTATCTATGCAGGTGAAAAGGAATAGTGGCTAAAAAGGAATAGCAAAGTACTTGAATGAATAATCTAACCTATGAATAATTGGCTTATTTAAAAAAATCTTGAGAAATCAAATTCTAGCGATTCGCTGGCTTCATGTAAGAAGGTACCCTGAATAAAGTGTGATGTGTCAACACTTTTCCGGACAGTTTTCTAAATATTTTTTTGGCTGTTTCAAGTGATTTTTGTCATTTTGTATTTCCTATCATTTTAGTTTCTCATGTTAACTTTAAACAGATGAAGAGAAAGGGCTTTGCCCTCTGGAACGATAGAGCCGTTCCATTCACCCAAGGTATTTTCACAACGGTAATGATCCTGTTACAATATCTTCACGGCACAGGCTGAGGAGCCGATGGCCGTCAACGGTAATGGGCGGCATTTATGTCGCCTTTTACCCCTCTTCAATCAATCGATTTAAGCTATTTCCTGCTGTATTTCATAATCGACTGGTGACAAATAATCATTAGCCGAATGAAGTCGCTCCCGATTATAAAATACCTCAATATATTCAAATATTGCCTGCTTTGCTTCTACTCTGGTTTTGAATCGACAATGGTGCGTCAATTCAGTTTTCAAACTATGAAAGAAGCTCTCTGATACAGCATTGTCCCAGCAATTTCCTTTGCGGCTCATAGACTGAATTATGTTATGATCCGACAATATTTTTCTATGACTATCAGAGGCATATTGGCTACCTCGGTCAGTATGCCAAAGCAATCCATCCATTGGTTTACGCTTCCATATGGCCATCAGTAAAGCATCATTGACTAGCTTGGCTTTCATTCGCTCATCCATCGACCAGCCAACAATTTGCCTAGAGAATAAGTCAATGACAACCGCTAAATATAACCAGCCTTCCTTGGTGGCAATATAGGTAATATCACCCACATAGTAGCGATCAGGTTGAGAGACAGTAAACTCTCTTTCCAGTAAATTTGGAGATATACGCTTATTATGCTTGGAATTAGTCGTCGCTTTAAAGCGTCTCTTCGTTTTACAAAACAAACCGGCTTTTTCATTAATCGACCAATTCTCCGGCGGCTTATATGAACGCCTTTTTCAGCCAGTTTTCTTTTTAAGACGACGGGTTCCATAAGTCTTGCGACTGTCTTCAAACAGTTTTTTAGCTGCTCAGTAAGCGCTTCATTTTCTTTCTCTCTATCCGTTTTAGGAGAGCTAACCCAATCATAATAGCAACTACGGGAAACATCCATAAAACGGCACAGAATCGTTACCGGGTAATCTTTAGCCTGATCAGTTATCCATGCGTACTTCACAAAGTTTCCCTTGCAAAGTACGCTGTGGCCTTTTTAATAAATCACGCTCCTGAATCACTTTTGCCAATTCTTTTTTCAGACGTTTTACTTCATCATAAATGTGTTCATCACTTCTATTGGCTACCGTCTTCACCGGTTTGGAATATTTACTGATCCAGGTATGTAGAGTATTTACATTAACACCTAGCTCCCTGGCAGTCTGAGAAACGGGTTGATCCGTCTCATTAGCTAATTTGACAGCTGATTCTTTAAATTCTGATGTATAGCTTTTATTCGGTTTTTTTGTTTGATCATTCATTTTAGGTCACACTTTTTATCTTTTAGTTGTTTTAAGTTGTGTGTCCGGTTAAGTATAGCCACATTAGTGCGCGCCAGACTGCCAAATCACAGATAAAGCTCCAGCCTCTTCGACGAAGGGCACTAGGGTTTTTATGTCCATATTATTAGCCTGGGAACAAACCTGATTAAGGGCTTCAAGTTTTTCGGGCTTGTTGGAAATATCTTGTACCAATTCAAGGTCGAGCTTTAAAAAATCAACCTTTATATGTTTTAAAAGGGTAAATGCATTGGTCTCATTACCAAAATGTTCTAAAGAAAACAGGCAGCCTAAATGATGTAGTTGTTTGATCAGCAATTGCGTATGACGCATGTTTTCAGCGGCCTGCTGAGCCTGAACCTGAAAGATAACGGATTCAGGTGTGATTTTATAGCGTTCTAAATTGTGCTTAACCCAGACAATAAATTTATCATCTGAAAGTGAAGCACGGCTTAATTTAATAATAAACCGGTTGTTATAACCCGCTTTCACTCGCTCAGATAAGGTACGCATTGCTTCGGCAATAATCCAACGGTCGATATGGATAGAATGGTTGGACATTTCGGTGAGAGGCAAAAACTCTCGGGGGAAAATGGTATCGCCCTGTTCATTGCGCAAGCGAATATAAAGCTCATAATTTTCGCTATTGTCACCTAATAAATTCACAAAGGGTTGAAAGACCAAAAACATTCTGCGCTGTTTAATGGCATTATCAATTTCATTTTCCCAATATTTGACGCGTTCTTGATCGTCCATTTCATTGGTGTCGGGCACATGTTGATGGACTCGATTACCACCTTCATCAATTGCCTGTAAACACGCTTTTCTGACATAGGTTAAGCTACTTTGAGCGCCATTGCTGGATGAATCGATGAGTAATATACCAATGCTACAAGTTGTGGCTACACTCCTATCATTTACATCGGCGATATGATCATCTACGGCTTTACGAATTTTTTCTGCCATGGTTAAAATGACTTCTTCATTGTCAGTTTTCATGATTGCAGTAAATCGAGATGTCTCATAGCGGGCTAAAAAGGTATTATCAGTACATGTTTTTTTGATTAAATGGGCAATCTCAACAATGACTTGATCGCTATTGATCTCACCCATTTTTTCTTTAATATCGGTGAAGTTATCCAGAGCAATAAAAAATAAATAGGCCTTGGTTTTATTGTCAATGGCATCTTCGACTGTTTTTTCTAAGTTTTCCAGAAAATAGCGGCGGTTATAGAGGCCTGTTTCCTGACACTGAGCATTCAGTGTGGCTAATTTTTCCTGTAATTTTTCCTGTGCTTTTTTGCTGAAACCATCGTTGCGTATAATGAGTTGAATACAGGTTTCACCGGACATACTGGCAGGTTGAAATTCCATTTTCATTTTAAATTCACTACCGTCATCTTTGATGCCAGTGACTTGTAAGGGATGTTCAAAACGTTCGTTTGCATCAGGTTTGACTGGGGCATTATTGGAGACTTCTGAATAGTGACGTAAATATTCTTTTAATTGACTACTGTCATTTGAAGAAACCAGATCCATAATGGGCATGGCTTCAATGTCATCACGGTCTTGATAGCCAAACATTTTGTAATAAGGATCATTGGAAAGAATGTGCATGCCTTCGTGTATATAAGCAATGGCATCACGAGAACTATCAATTAATTGTTGGCAACGTGATTCTGAATCTTCCAGTTGTTTGCTTAATTGTTGTTCACAACGTAAACCTTTTAAGGCATTGAACTCTTTTTTAATGATGAGTCCTACGAGCTCTTCAGGCTCCTCTGGAATGACGCAAGTGATGCCCATGAGCATATAATCCAGAGTTTCTTGTGCGTTGTAGTTACCACTTAATATAAAGGCTGCACCGATTTGTGTTGATTTGACCTGCTCCATAGCTGTATTCAGATCAAGGACATCAATGTTGGCAGTAAATAAAATAATATCAAAATTCTTTTTATTAATTTGCTTATTGAATTGTTCTGCATTAGAAACGATTCTTGGGCTTAATGTTAAGCCGCTATTACGCAAAGTATTTGTTATTTCTACCGCATCATTTTCAGACTTGTTAACCAATAGTAGTTGAATGATATTATCCTGTTTCACTTATTGTCCTGTCAGTTTGTATTGGTTTGCTCATAAAATATGAGTAAATTTATGAGTTAAATAATTTACTTAACTTATAAAAAAATAAGGTATTATAAGTCGTCCCATATTGAGTCAAATTCAGTGTCACTATCAAGGGATAAAGTTTCCTTGTCATTGTGGTCAGATGATTGCTTTTGATTGGTACCGTAATAATCTTCAGCCAGACAATATTTAAAACGTGAGAAATGTGAGCTGATTTCTAAAGTATCTAATAAGACCACTTTGGTTTCTACACTGGTGATATTAGCGTTGACCAAACGGTATTCATCGAGAATAACCTGGTCTCTTGCCTCATAACCGAGTGCGGTGGTAATAATGGTTTTGGGTTGTTTTAAAATAGGAATTGCGGGGAGCATGATGGCTCGGGATTTCATGCCTTCTTGCATGCTGACATATTTGGCCGTGCCAATGGCAATGGCATTCGGTGCAATAATCTGTACACCGATTTGAATTCTATTTGTTTTGATGCAACGGACCCAACGAATGGTGCCAACAAACCAATAGCCTTCTTTTTGTCCCGAGCCATAACTGATGGCAATGATTTCACCGACTTTAGCATTGATAGAACTATTATGATCCCATAATAGGCAATAGCCTCCAATACTTTCATTAACCATTGACCAATCTTTAGGCGCTTTTTTAGTATTGCTATGGGCTTCATTAAGATCCAAGTCGTTATTGCCGATGTTGTTGGATGCGGCTTTGCTTTGAAAAACCTCACCCCAGATATCACTGACTTTTATTGTTGATTCTATGGTGCGGGAACTAAAATTGTGAGCGGGTAAATTTTCACTGAGAATTAAATCCTCGCCTTTATAGGGGGCTTCATCTTGTAACCAATGTGGTGTCGTATAGCCATTAAGGACATAGTGAACATTGTTGAGCCCAATGGCTACTTTAAGCTGGGATTTTGCCGGACGACGACTGTGTTGACGGGTAGGTGCAATGCCCCAGGATAATGATAATTGTTTTAGAAACTCAATATTGATTTCAGTTGTTTGTATTTCCTGACCGTGAAATTGCTCAATCAGGTGCGCATAATCTAATTTGGATGTATCAATGGTCCAGAGATCTTTGGTTTCTTTAATGTCTTGGGGTGCTATAAAAGCAGGTAATGAATCGTTGGATAGATCGATCACCAGAGCATTCTTATCACTGTCTCTTTTATAGGGACTGATGTCAGCCAATAAGGCCCACTCTTCCAATTGTCTAAAAATTGAGTAGATATGGTGCTGAGCCATACGAAAGGGGTCGGCAATGGAAACCAGAAGTATTTGTAGATAGGCATTCTTAATCGTTATCTCATCACTGCTTTGTAAGGATGGGTCGCCTATTTTTTTATTGAGTAGCTTGGCTTTATAAGCAATGAGGAATAAATGATGTATTTCTTTCCAATGATTTTTTTGCGGTGTATTGTAGAGCTGATACTCTGCAATAAGTGCCAGACTATGGTGTCGCATCATGCGCTCAATCACTAATGCCTTGGTCTTGCGACGATTTGGACAGAGAAAAAAGAGGCGGCAATTAATTAAATCTTTTAAAACGTAAAGGTAACCAAGAATGATTTGCTTGTGCAATTTTTGTACAAGTGTGGCGATACGAGCATGCTTTTCATCTAAGGGGAGTTCTCTATTGAGATTCAGTTTTCTTAAATTAGCAGAGAGCTCAACAATCGTTTCATGAATTTTTTCTAAGAAATAGAGGCGTTTTTTGTAGGGAATCTGCTGTAAGTTACTATCCTTAAGGGTTTTGTAAATCGTTTTTGTGGACACACGAATGTTTGCAAGTGGTAGGGTGTCGAACCATTTATCTATCGCATTGGCTTGAAACTTCAAACCATTTTGAGCTGGTTTGCTTTGTTTCGGCAGGTTTTTAATTAAGGCTTGCTCAGTCGTTTGCAAGTCAGTTCTCCACAAAAG
This genomic window from sulfur-oxidizing endosymbiont of Gigantopelta aegis contains:
- a CDS encoding SUMF1/EgtB/PvdO family nonheme iron enzyme; this encodes MLLFSLPSLAKEDASFYLKQASQAYNQGNYRKAEEAFRHLVKMKVNLHEDFYYFYGKTLYHNGQYQKAADNLNTYTETVGSKNKYYRDAKRLLLRSEKKLAKKNHPESQKSSASQQRTSTKESRSVKNKESLTKNESLTKNESSTKKEPLTDRKSSTKKKPSTVKKSTASKPPIPKMKKLPSGRFTMGTNHGADDQRPPHKVSLKKAFAIGQYEVTFAQYDAYTNATGKKQADDLGWGRGNRPVINVTLKNAQDYARWLSKKTGRTFRLPTEAEWEYVARTGVKAQLGFKDLLGLGDANCDDCRYFWQSDSTVEVGEYEANKYGVYDLFGNVWEWTCSIYTKKYYGQEKVCADNRRLLGKTIAVRGGGWDSFSATLKSYVRYNNFPNYSSHDLGFRLVEELK
- the parE gene encoding DNA topoisomerase IV subunit B — encoded protein: MVASSYDAQDIEVLNGLDPVKRRPGMYTQIERPNHLAQEVIDNSVDEAMAGFAHRIDVVLYKDGSLSVKDDGRGMPVDLHPEEKIPGIELVLTRLHAGGKFSNDNYQFSGGLHGVGVSVVNALSVKLEIWVRRKGEEYHMAFASGDKTQDLEVVGEVGKRNTGTTVRFWPDKQYFDTIKFSVRRLKHGLKAKAVLCPGLEINFKDENTGETERWYYEKGLSDYLIDEIDGRDCLPAIPFTGHLEGNNEQAEWAVLWLDRETENWDGTPIMESYANLIPTPQGGTHVNGFRTGLTEAIREFCEFRNLLPRGVKLTPDDVWDSCCYILSVKLQDPLFSGQTKERLSSRECASFVSGVVKDAFSLWLNENTEDGERLAEQVINRANQRIRAGKKVIRKKVTQGPALPGKLADCTSSDFNETELFLVEGDSAGGSAKQARDRYFQAIMPLRGKILNTWEVDSSQVLASNEVHDISVAVGVEPGSSDIKGLRYGKICILADADSDGLHIATLLCALFIRHFMPLVSAGHIYVAMPPLFRIDIGKQVFYALDESEKKGILDRIEAEKIRGKVSVQRFKGLGEMNPLQLRETTIAPDTRRLVRLTVEEGDETHLMMDMLLGKKRAADRRSWLEKNGDLADI
- a CDS encoding GGDEF domain-containing response regulator, encoding MNVLVAEDSDVIRAIIMQIISELGHTVCAAENGLEAVELFKDQNAEKIDLIVMDAEMPIMDGMTSTSQIRTLAGDDWLPIIFLSAHSEDSYLQKALDSGADVYLRKPINKVELAAQIKAMGRIAEMKNKLDEVNVQLHDLANQDGLTKIANRRAFNERINYELKQSHRNKIPFSLVLCDIDYFKLYNDTYGHLAGDNCLKKVAKTIERSFRRETDMVARYGGEEFAVLLPGTNSDEARPLVENMLKNINALDIPHSSSEVAKHITISAGVVTHNDEENEKTSSTFIHLADKNLYKAKEGGRNQIIVSA
- the parC gene encoding DNA topoisomerase IV subunit A translates to MSETIFQNDGAESQPIKNFSEQAYLDYSMYVILDRALPHIADGLKPVQRRIIYAMSELGLKAGAKHKKSARTVGDVLGKYHPHGDTACYEAMVLMAQPFTYRYPLVDGQGNWGSLDDPKSFAAMRYTESKLSVFSEVLLDELGQGTVDWEPNFDGTLDEPRLLPAQVPHILLNGTTGIAVGMATDIPAHNLNEIVNACILLLETPTATLDQICEEVKGPDYPSDAEIITAREDILKMYRTGNGSIRMRGCYEKEGSDIIVTALPHQTSGSKVLEQIAAQMQAKKLPMVSDLRDESDHENPIRLVITPRSNRVDIEPLMQHLFATTDLEKTYRVNMNMIGLDGRPQVKNLKMILEEWLMYRFETVRRRLQYRLDKVNERLHLLDGFMIAFLNIDEVIHIIRTEEKPKAVLMARFSLSDIQAEAVLNLKLRHLAKLEEMRIREEQDELRVEKDWLTKTLGSRQRMKTVIKKELLAAVKKHGDKRRSPLVSRDAAKAMEETDLVGADPITVILSEKGWIRAAKGHDTDVVALNYKAGDEYKSSALGKSNQQVAILSSDGRSYSLPGHTLPSARGQGEPLTGRLAPANNVNFVSVLMNSNEEQMYLFCTDAGYGFVAKLKDMFSKNKKGKALIKVSNGARVMAPIPVNNFDTDRVVAVSNEGRLIIHSLSELPVLAKGKGVKIISIPSSRVAEREEFVEAIIILPEGEKLTIISGKRHLTLKMADLEHYIHERGRRGNKLPRGLQKVDAIYAGEKE
- a CDS encoding sensor domain-containing phosphodiesterase; translation: MKQDNIIQLLLVNKSENDAVEITNTLRNSGLTLSPRIVSNAEQFNKQINKKNFDIILFTANIDVLDLNTAMEQVKSTQIGAAFILSGNYNAQETLDYMLMGITCVIPEEPEELVGLIIKKEFNALKGLRCEQQLSKQLEDSESRCQQLIDSSRDAIAYIHEGMHILSNDPYYKMFGYQDRDDIEAMPIMDLVSSNDSSQLKEYLRHYSEVSNNAPVKPDANERFEHPLQVTGIKDDGSEFKMKMEFQPASMSGETCIQLIIRNDGFSKKAQEKLQEKLATLNAQCQETGLYNRRYFLENLEKTVEDAIDNKTKAYLFFIALDNFTDIKEKMGEINSDQVIVEIAHLIKKTCTDNTFLARYETSRFTAIMKTDNEEVILTMAEKIRKAVDDHIADVNDRSVATTCSIGILLIDSSSNGAQSSLTYVRKACLQAIDEGGNRVHQHVPDTNEMDDQERVKYWENEIDNAIKQRRMFLVFQPFVNLLGDNSENYELYIRLRNEQGDTIFPREFLPLTEMSNHSIHIDRWIIAEAMRTLSERVKAGYNNRFIIKLSRASLSDDKFIVWVKHNLERYKITPESVIFQVQAQQAAENMRHTQLLIKQLHHLGCLFSLEHFGNETNAFTLLKHIKVDFLKLDLELVQDISNKPEKLEALNQVCSQANNMDIKTLVPFVEEAGALSVIWQSGAH